In the Engystomops pustulosus chromosome 2, aEngPut4.maternal, whole genome shotgun sequence genome, one interval contains:
- the GCC2 gene encoding GRIP and coiled-coil domain-containing protein 2 isoform X3, producing MAGPWGDDTGQDVVSSPATPGAGKSKLDTLPKEDLIKFAKKQMMLIQKVKSRCTELEKEVEELKSKPIAGGNDDVVQALTERLDSVLLEKAEVHQQVVSMKKELHKTKEEFEAAATKANELQQHLEQSNKNLLEDIAVLNSDLLQSQNNHKEDVHTVKKELQEALMKQKELIDKLSQQEEQDQHLKRMEQEREVYEERLSKLKKDLDSSTEEKDNGITKLKDAQTVSEQYFCEIQGLHAKILELQALHQEEASNLMHELETSTKEFEKEKSKLQDVINQYIEKEKMCLEHNKPKQINSDESNVPSKNEEDEVQRLKCIVNDLESRQSLLIDELTYTNNLKVGLEREVEHLKSEYFHEREELEFKINELQLAIEEYNSLIEKLKTELESTKTHYKQQTQQNAKDMQSMRDQHKKEMTELKQSITSAYENEKLSFIHEIQILKEQCERLHQEKEEATSSYESLRETFVSLQAELEESAGKISREFETMKHQQASDVQELQQKLRTAYKDKNDLLETVNQLQSKVATLSSKESECEELQLQITTLQRNNEEYISSLHQKDKFIKELQLKVNESCEKAELSVLHEEIQKLQQLYQSEQVNVEALQQKAESQAALIAQLKNTVEELTQKLQDSGLSQQSDGEDTLLQITRWQQQNEEITATLHEKEEQVKDLQMKIEETNKQNAEISSKMQQQNEEVTATLHEKEEQVKDLQMKMEETNKQNAEISSKMQQQNEEITATLHEKEEQVKDLQMKIEETNKQNAEVTSKMEHVSKELFELQEMFKSEQGKALNFQQEAESHLKLIAQLEHMIEELTQKLSTTEQSLQEIKNLQQQVDTLLLDKQNIETDSRRWQDEVLHLRDEKDLLSKDFDRLHSEHSHCLASVEELGDLRMKVQLIISEKDEVTKLVLSKEEKIERFQQQLCVLQDILAIECKDQDFVPLCENINKAVLQLKDDKENVLAQKEETSVELERLREEYEMQCSDLRALLSDYSKEKVLLKEELEETLQDKEALQRDLLEMKNALEKSKLDNQDSISRIDGLNSALNALQKEKPIEVESSDQTQKDVKIESKEDTCKQEDLLSLDLEQKSLIADLQDKIEKLERNCKEKEEKCNKIKAVAVKAKKELDANRKEVQSVKEELERVRAEKQQLTSSMKDVVQSAESYQNLLGEYDKQVELLELEREKVRSVEHQLEELSRQLRSAAVEQEKMNSVHEDLVTRCETLQSNNKLLEVQILETQKTKAALEKDLEAERLIREQKVKDHNCTLKQIEELQLQLEKEKKLLQKVSQDFELVRKDAQKSTLMDMEIADYERLVKELNQKITNKNIQLEDLEQEARVQKQQQEILQQEISSLQATLEQQEERSTKMKQLLVKTKKELADSKQIESDHLILQASLKGELEASQQHVEAYKIQVAELTSEKHKVQEQLRALTEQHQRAANTYQQKLLSLQEECTAAKAEQAAVTAEFESYKVRVHNVLKQQKNKSASQAEQEAFKKEREHLQAMLDQVKTKLQETQHSLQMNTAELQTLQSDHDLLLERHNKMLQETVTKEAELREKLCTLQSENMVLKTEHSQVVSQLSAQNEAQRNSFRDQVRHLQDDHRKTVETLQQQLTKVEAQLFQVKNEIALTSPSGTQQPLKSSRERRPADLHILDLYSSAREEGEGMETTDNESVSSASTHVATLEQLLTSPELKTAVDITQWQPELSKEELTEKLNTTLKSVEHLSGLLHETEATNAMLMEQITLLKNEIRRLERNQEREKSVANLEYLKNVLLQFIFLKAGSERQRLLPVIDTMLQLSPEEKGKLFAIAQGEEESAAQPPGWASYLHSWSGLR from the exons ATGGCGGGTCCTTGGGGTGAT GACACTGGACAGGATGTCGTCTCATCGCCAGCCACCCCTGGAGCAGGAAAGTCCAAG CTGGACACCCTGCCTAAAGAAGATCTCATCAAATTTGCCAAAAAGCAGATGATGCTCATTCAGAAAGTAAAGTCAAgatgtacag AATTAGaaaaagaagtggaagaacttAAATCAAAACCAATTGCAGGAGGCAATGATGATGTTGTACAG GCTCTTACTGAAAGACTGGATTCCGTTCTTCTAGAAAAAGCTGAGGTCCATCAACAGGTGGTTTCTATGAAGAAAGAATTACATAAAACAAAAGAAGAATTTGAG GCAGCTGCCACTAAAGCTAACGAGTTACAACAACATCTGGAGCAGTCAAACAAGAATCTTTTAGAAGATATAGCAGTATTAAACAGTGACTTGTTGCAGTCCCAAAACAACCACAAAGAAGATGTACATACTGTAAAGAAAGAACTGCAAGAAGCACTGATGAAACAGAAAGAGTTAATTGATAAACTGAGTCAACAAGAAGAGCAAGATCAACATCTAAAAAGGATGGAGCAAGAGCGTGAAGTCTATGAGGAAAGGTTATCTAAGCTGAAGAAAGATTTAGATTCTAGTACAGAAGAGAAAGATAACGGAATCACTAAACTTAAAGATGCTCAAACTGTTTCGGAACAGTACTTTTGTGAGATCCAAGGTCTTCATGCAAAGATTTTGGAGTTGCAGGCTCTGCATCAAGAGGAAGCATCAAACCTTATGCATGAGCTTGAAACTTCCACCAAAGAATTTGAGAAAGAGAAAAGTAAATTGCAAGACGTGATCAATCAATATATTGAGAAAGAGAAAATGTGCTTGGAGCATAATAAACCAAAACAAATTAATAGTGATGAGTCCAATGTCCCATCTAAAAATGAAGAAGATGAAGTTCAGCGATTAAAATGTATTGTTAACGATTTGGAATCTCGACAAAGTCTCTTAATAGATGAACTCACCTACACTAACAATTTAAAGGTTGGTTTAGAAAGAGAAGTTGAGCATTTAAAGAGTGAATATTTCCATGAACGAGAAGAATTAGAATTTAAAATAAATGAACTTCAACTTGCTATAGAGGAGTATAATAGTCTAATAGAGAAGTTAAAGACAGAACTAGAGTCCACTAAAACACACTATAAGCAGCAGACCCAGCAAAATGCCAAAGATATGCAAAGTATGAGAGATCAGCACAAGAAAGAAATGACTGAGCTGAAACAATCAATAACATCTGCTTATGagaatgaaaaattatcttttatCCATGAAATCCAGATTTTGAAAGAGCAGTGTGAAAGACTTCATCAAGAAAAAGAAGAAGCCACAAGCAGTTATGAGAGCTTGCGGGAGACATTTGTCAGCCTCCAAGCAGAACTTGAGGAGTCTGCAGGTAAGATCAGCCGGGAGTTTGAAACCATGAAGCACCAACAAGCTTCTGATGTCCAGGAACTCCAGCAGAAGCTGAGAACTGCTTACAAGGACAAAAATGACCTTCTTGAAACTGTGAATCAGCTCCAAAGTAAGGTGGCAACGTTGTCATCAAAGGAAAGTGAATGTGAAGAACTCCAACTTCAGATCACAACACTGCAACGTAATAATGAAGAATACATATCGTCTCTGCATCAGAAGGACAAATTTATTAAAGAGCTTCAACTTAAAGTAAATGAATCCTGTGAAAAAGCTGAGCTGTCTGTCCTCCATGAAGAGATACAGAAACTACAACAACTGTACCAAAGTGAGCAGGTCAATGTGGAGGCATTGCAGCAAAAGGCTGAGAGCCAGGCTGCTCTTATTGCACAACTGAAGAATACTGTGGAAGAATTGACACAAAAACTACAAGATTCTGGGCTATCCCAACAGAGTGATGGTGAAGATACGCTCCTCCAAATTACTAGGTGGCAACAGCAGAATGAAGAGATCACTGCTACTTTACATGAGAAGGAAGAACAGGTAAAAGATCTCCAGATGAAAATAGAAGAGACTAACAAGCAAAACGCAGAGATATCTTCTAAGATGCAACAGCAGAATGAAGAGGTCACTGCTACTTTACATGAGAAGGAAGAACAAGTAAAAGATCTCCAGATGAAAATGGAAGAGACTAACAAGCAAAACGCTGAGATATCTTCTAAGATGCAACAGCAGAATGAAGAGATCACTGCTACTTTACATGAGAAGGAAGAACAAGTAAAAGATCTCCAGATGAAAATAGAAGAGACTAACAAGCAAAACGCTGAAGTAACTTCTAAGATGGAGCATGTAAGTAAAGAACTTTTTGAACTTCAGGAAATGTTTAAGAGTGAACAGGGAAAAGCTTTAAACTTTCAGCAGGAAGCAGAAAGTCATCTCAAGCTCATTGCACAGTTGGAGCATATGATTGAGGAGTTGACACAGAAATTGAGCACTACTGAGCAGAGTTTACAGGAGATTAAAAATCTCCAACAGCAAGTAGACACCTTGTTGCTTGACAAACAAAACATAGAAACAGACTCCAGAAGGTGGCAAGATGAAGTGTTACATCTTCGTGATGAGAAGGATCTTCTTTCTAAAGACTTTGATAGACTTCATTCTGAACACAGTCACTGTCTTGCCTCTGTTGAGGAGCTAGGTGACTTGAGAATGAAAGTACAACTGATCATCAGCGAAAAGGATGAAGTCACTAAGCTTGTTCTAAGCAAAGAGGAGAAAATAGAAAGGTTTCAACAACAGCTTTGTGTTCTTCAGGACATATTGGCAATTGAATGCAAAGATCAAGATTTTGTTCCACTTTGTGAAAATATTAACAAAGCTGTTCTCCAACTAAAGGATGATAAAGAAAATGTGCTTGCACAGAAAGAGGAGACATCTGTTGAGCTTGAGAGGCTTCGTGAAGAGTATGAAATGCAGTGCTCAGATCTAAGAGCCTTGTTAAGTGACTACTCTAAAGAAAAGGTACTATTGAAGGAAGAACTGGAGGAAACACTTCAAGACAAAGAAGCTCTCCAAAGAGATCTGCTAGAGATGAAGAATGCTCTTGAAAAATCTAAACTGGATAACCAGGACTCTATTTCTCGTATAGATGGTTTAAATTCAGCTCTTAATGCTTTACAGAAGGAAAAACCTATTGAAGTGGAGTCTAGTGACCAAACTCAAAAAGATGTGAAGATAGAAAGCAAAGAGGACACTTGTAAGCAGGAA GATTTGCTTTCATTGGATCTTGAACAGAAGTCACTTATAGCTGATCTTCAAGATAAAATAG AAAAACTAGAACGAAATTGTAAAGAAAAAGAAGAGAAGTGTAATAAGATTAAAGCAGTTGCTGTTAAAGCAAAGAAGGAGCTGGATGCCAATAGAAAGGAG GTCCAGTCAGTGAAAGAAGAGCTAGAGCGAGTAAGGGCAGAAAAGCAGCAACTAACCTCTTCTATGAAGGATGTTGTTCAGTCTGCAGAAAGTTATCAG AATCTGTTGGGCGAGTATGACAAACAAGTGGAGCTGCTGGAACTTGAGAGGGAGAAAGTCAGATCAGTGGAGCACCAGCTGGAAGAGCTGTCACGTCAGCTGAGATCTGCTGCTGTAGAG CAAGAAAAGATGAACTCTGTCCATGAAGATCTAGTGACACGGTGTGAAACTTTGCAGTCCAACAACAAGTTACTTGAAGTTCAGATACTGGAAACTCAGAAAACTAAAGCTGCATTAGAGAAGGATCTGGAAGCTGAAAGGTTAATACGAGAACAGAAAGTAAAG GATCATAACTGTACCCTGAAACAGATTGAAGAGCTTCAACTGCAGCTGGAGAAAGAGAAAAAACTGCTTCAGAAAGTCTCTCAAGACTTTGAACTTGTGAGAAAG GATGCACAGAAGAGCACACTGATGGACATGGAAATTGCTGACTATGAACGCTTGGTGAAAGAGCTCAACCAAAAGATCACCAACAAGAACATCCAGCTGGAGGACCTGGAGCAGGAGGCCCGTGTGCAGAAGCAACAACAGGAAATTCTTCAACAAGAAATAT CATCTCTTCAGGCAACCTTGGAACAGCAAGAGGAGCGCAGTACGAAGATGAAGCAATTGCTGGTTAAGACTAAGAAAGAACTTGCTGATTCTAAGCAGATA GAGTCAGATCATCTGATACTACAAGCCTCCCTAAAAGGAGAACTGGAGGCAAGTCAGCAACATGTGGAAGCTTATAAG ATTCAAGTTGCTGAACTTACATCTGAGAAACATAAGGTTCAAGAGCAACTTCGGGCACTTACAGAGCAGCATCAACGCGCAGCTAATACATACCAACAAAAACTACTCTCTCTCCAAGAGGAGTGCACTGCTGCAAAG GCTGAACAGGCTGCAGTTACTGCTGAATTTGAGAGCTATAAAGTCCGCGTTCATAATGTGTTAAAACAACAAAAGAATAAATCTGCATCCCAAGCTGAACAAGAGGCCTTCAAAAAAGAAAG GGAGCACCTGCAGGCCATGCTGGATCAAGTGAAAACCAAGCTCCAGGAGACCCAGCACTCATTGCAGATGAACACAGCGGAGCTACAGACCCTGCAGTCAGACCATGACCTGCTGCTGGAGAGACATAATAAGATGTTGCAGGAGACTGTTACAAAAGAGGCAGAACTGAGGGAAAA ACTGTGCACACTGCAGTCAGAGAACATGGTCCTAAAGACTGAGCATTCTCAAGTGGTCAGCCagctgagtgcccaaaatgaggcCCAGAGGAACAGCTTCAGGGACCAAGTGAGACATTTGCAGGATGACCATAGAAAGACTGTGGAGACGTTACAGCAGCAGCTGACTAAAGTGGAAGCGCAACTTTTCCAAGTTAAAAATGAAATTGCTCTTACAA GTCCCTCAGGTACCCAGCAGCCTCTGAAAAGCTCACGGGAAAGGAGACCAGCTGATCTTCATATCCTGGATTTATATTCAAGTGCCAGGGAGGAAGGAGAAGGAATGGAAACCACGGATAATGAATCTGTGTCCTCTGCCAGCACACATGTAGCAACTTTAGAACAGCTCCTCACCTCTCCTGAATTGAAAACCG CTGTAGACATCACCCAGTGGCAACCAGAACTTTCTAAGGAAGAATTAACAGAGAAGCTCAACACCACATTAAAGAGCGTAGAGCATCTGAGTGGTCTTTTACATGAAACAGAAGCAACCAACGCCATGCTCATGGAGCAAATAACA CTCCTTAAGAATGAAATTCGTCGTCTAGAAAGGAATCAGGAAAGAGAAAAATCTGTAGCAAACTTGGAATATCTGAAAAACGTCCTGTTGCAGTTCATTTTTCTCAAGGCGGGCAGTGAACGACAGCGCCTTCTTCCAGTTATAGATACTATGTTGCAACTAAGTCCTGAAGAGAAAGGAAAACTGTTTGCCATTGCTCAGG GGGAAGAAGAGTCTGCAGCACAGCCACCTGGTTGGGCCTCTTACCTCCACAGCTGGTCGGGGCTTCGGTAG
- the GCC2 gene encoding GRIP and coiled-coil domain-containing protein 2 isoform X2, whose product MEDTGQDVVSSPATPGAGKSKLDTLPKEDLIKFAKKQMMLIQKVKSRCTELEKEVEELKSKPIAGGNDDVVQALTERLDSVLLEKAEVHQQVVSMKKELHKTKEEFEAAATKANELQQHLEQSNKNLLEDIAVLNSDLLQSQNNHKEDVHTVKKELQEALMKQKELIDKLSQQEEQDQHLKRMEQEREVYEERLSKLKKDLDSSTEEKDNGITKLKDAQTVSEQYFCEIQGLHAKILELQALHQEEASNLMHELETSTKEFEKEKSKLQDVINQYIEKEKMCLEHNKPKQINSDESNVPSKNEEDEVQRLKCIVNDLESRQSLLIDELTYTNNLKVGLEREVEHLKSEYFHEREELEFKINELQLAIEEYNSLIEKLKTELESTKTHYKQQTQQNAKDMQSMRDQHKKEMTELKQSITSAYENEKLSFIHEIQILKEQCERLHQEKEEATSSYESLRETFVSLQAELEESAGKISREFETMKHQQASDVQELQQKLRTAYKDKNDLLETVNQLQSKVATLSSKESECEELQLQITTLQRNNEEYISSLHQKDKFIKELQLKVNESCEKAELSVLHEEIQKLQQLYQSEQVNVEALQQKAESQAALIAQLKNTVEELTQKLQDSGLSQQSDGEDTLLQITRWQQQNEEITATLHEKEEQVKDLQMKIEETNKQNAEISSKMQQQNEEVTATLHEKEEQVKDLQMKMEETNKQNAEISSKMQQQNEEITATLHEKEEQVKDLQMKIEETNKQNAEVTSKMEHVSKELFELQEMFKSEQGKALNFQQEAESHLKLIAQLEHMIEELTQKLSTTEQSLQEIKNLQQQVDTLLLDKQNIETDSRRWQDEVLHLRDEKDLLSKDFDRLHSEHSHCLASVEELGDLRMKVQLIISEKDEVTKLVLSKEEKIERFQQQLCVLQDILAIECKDQDFVPLCENINKAVLQLKDDKENVLAQKEETSVELERLREEYEMQCSDLRALLSDYSKEKVLLKEELEETLQDKEALQRDLLEMKNALEKSKLDNQDSISRIDGLNSALNALQKEKPIEVESSDQTQKDVKIESKEDTCKQEVSNIEDLLSLDLEQKSLIADLQDKIEKLERNCKEKEEKCNKIKAVAVKAKKELDANRKEVQSVKEELERVRAEKQQLTSSMKDVVQSAESYQNLLGEYDKQVELLELEREKVRSVEHQLEELSRQLRSAAVEQEKMNSVHEDLVTRCETLQSNNKLLEVQILETQKTKAALEKDLEAERLIREQKVKDHNCTLKQIEELQLQLEKEKKLLQKVSQDFELVRKDAQKSTLMDMEIADYERLVKELNQKITNKNIQLEDLEQEARVQKQQQEILQQEISSLQATLEQQEERSTKMKQLLVKTKKELADSKQIESDHLILQASLKGELEASQQHVEAYKIQVAELTSEKHKVQEQLRALTEQHQRAANTYQQKLLSLQEECTAAKAEQAAVTAEFESYKVRVHNVLKQQKNKSASQAEQEAFKKEREHLQAMLDQVKTKLQETQHSLQMNTAELQTLQSDHDLLLERHNKMLQETVTKEAELREKLCTLQSENMVLKTEHSQVVSQLSAQNEAQRNSFRDQVRHLQDDHRKTVETLQQQLTKVEAQLFQVKNEIALTSPSGTQQPLKSSRERRPADLHILDLYSSAREEGEGMETTDNESVSSASTHVATLEQLLTSPELKTAVDITQWQPELSKEELTEKLNTTLKSVEHLSGLLHETEATNAMLMEQITLLKNEIRRLERNQEREKSVANLEYLKNVLLQFIFLKAGSERQRLLPVIDTMLQLSPEEKGKLFAIAQGEEESAAQPPGWASYLHSWSGLR is encoded by the exons ATGGAG GACACTGGACAGGATGTCGTCTCATCGCCAGCCACCCCTGGAGCAGGAAAGTCCAAG CTGGACACCCTGCCTAAAGAAGATCTCATCAAATTTGCCAAAAAGCAGATGATGCTCATTCAGAAAGTAAAGTCAAgatgtacag AATTAGaaaaagaagtggaagaacttAAATCAAAACCAATTGCAGGAGGCAATGATGATGTTGTACAG GCTCTTACTGAAAGACTGGATTCCGTTCTTCTAGAAAAAGCTGAGGTCCATCAACAGGTGGTTTCTATGAAGAAAGAATTACATAAAACAAAAGAAGAATTTGAG GCAGCTGCCACTAAAGCTAACGAGTTACAACAACATCTGGAGCAGTCAAACAAGAATCTTTTAGAAGATATAGCAGTATTAAACAGTGACTTGTTGCAGTCCCAAAACAACCACAAAGAAGATGTACATACTGTAAAGAAAGAACTGCAAGAAGCACTGATGAAACAGAAAGAGTTAATTGATAAACTGAGTCAACAAGAAGAGCAAGATCAACATCTAAAAAGGATGGAGCAAGAGCGTGAAGTCTATGAGGAAAGGTTATCTAAGCTGAAGAAAGATTTAGATTCTAGTACAGAAGAGAAAGATAACGGAATCACTAAACTTAAAGATGCTCAAACTGTTTCGGAACAGTACTTTTGTGAGATCCAAGGTCTTCATGCAAAGATTTTGGAGTTGCAGGCTCTGCATCAAGAGGAAGCATCAAACCTTATGCATGAGCTTGAAACTTCCACCAAAGAATTTGAGAAAGAGAAAAGTAAATTGCAAGACGTGATCAATCAATATATTGAGAAAGAGAAAATGTGCTTGGAGCATAATAAACCAAAACAAATTAATAGTGATGAGTCCAATGTCCCATCTAAAAATGAAGAAGATGAAGTTCAGCGATTAAAATGTATTGTTAACGATTTGGAATCTCGACAAAGTCTCTTAATAGATGAACTCACCTACACTAACAATTTAAAGGTTGGTTTAGAAAGAGAAGTTGAGCATTTAAAGAGTGAATATTTCCATGAACGAGAAGAATTAGAATTTAAAATAAATGAACTTCAACTTGCTATAGAGGAGTATAATAGTCTAATAGAGAAGTTAAAGACAGAACTAGAGTCCACTAAAACACACTATAAGCAGCAGACCCAGCAAAATGCCAAAGATATGCAAAGTATGAGAGATCAGCACAAGAAAGAAATGACTGAGCTGAAACAATCAATAACATCTGCTTATGagaatgaaaaattatcttttatCCATGAAATCCAGATTTTGAAAGAGCAGTGTGAAAGACTTCATCAAGAAAAAGAAGAAGCCACAAGCAGTTATGAGAGCTTGCGGGAGACATTTGTCAGCCTCCAAGCAGAACTTGAGGAGTCTGCAGGTAAGATCAGCCGGGAGTTTGAAACCATGAAGCACCAACAAGCTTCTGATGTCCAGGAACTCCAGCAGAAGCTGAGAACTGCTTACAAGGACAAAAATGACCTTCTTGAAACTGTGAATCAGCTCCAAAGTAAGGTGGCAACGTTGTCATCAAAGGAAAGTGAATGTGAAGAACTCCAACTTCAGATCACAACACTGCAACGTAATAATGAAGAATACATATCGTCTCTGCATCAGAAGGACAAATTTATTAAAGAGCTTCAACTTAAAGTAAATGAATCCTGTGAAAAAGCTGAGCTGTCTGTCCTCCATGAAGAGATACAGAAACTACAACAACTGTACCAAAGTGAGCAGGTCAATGTGGAGGCATTGCAGCAAAAGGCTGAGAGCCAGGCTGCTCTTATTGCACAACTGAAGAATACTGTGGAAGAATTGACACAAAAACTACAAGATTCTGGGCTATCCCAACAGAGTGATGGTGAAGATACGCTCCTCCAAATTACTAGGTGGCAACAGCAGAATGAAGAGATCACTGCTACTTTACATGAGAAGGAAGAACAGGTAAAAGATCTCCAGATGAAAATAGAAGAGACTAACAAGCAAAACGCAGAGATATCTTCTAAGATGCAACAGCAGAATGAAGAGGTCACTGCTACTTTACATGAGAAGGAAGAACAAGTAAAAGATCTCCAGATGAAAATGGAAGAGACTAACAAGCAAAACGCTGAGATATCTTCTAAGATGCAACAGCAGAATGAAGAGATCACTGCTACTTTACATGAGAAGGAAGAACAAGTAAAAGATCTCCAGATGAAAATAGAAGAGACTAACAAGCAAAACGCTGAAGTAACTTCTAAGATGGAGCATGTAAGTAAAGAACTTTTTGAACTTCAGGAAATGTTTAAGAGTGAACAGGGAAAAGCTTTAAACTTTCAGCAGGAAGCAGAAAGTCATCTCAAGCTCATTGCACAGTTGGAGCATATGATTGAGGAGTTGACACAGAAATTGAGCACTACTGAGCAGAGTTTACAGGAGATTAAAAATCTCCAACAGCAAGTAGACACCTTGTTGCTTGACAAACAAAACATAGAAACAGACTCCAGAAGGTGGCAAGATGAAGTGTTACATCTTCGTGATGAGAAGGATCTTCTTTCTAAAGACTTTGATAGACTTCATTCTGAACACAGTCACTGTCTTGCCTCTGTTGAGGAGCTAGGTGACTTGAGAATGAAAGTACAACTGATCATCAGCGAAAAGGATGAAGTCACTAAGCTTGTTCTAAGCAAAGAGGAGAAAATAGAAAGGTTTCAACAACAGCTTTGTGTTCTTCAGGACATATTGGCAATTGAATGCAAAGATCAAGATTTTGTTCCACTTTGTGAAAATATTAACAAAGCTGTTCTCCAACTAAAGGATGATAAAGAAAATGTGCTTGCACAGAAAGAGGAGACATCTGTTGAGCTTGAGAGGCTTCGTGAAGAGTATGAAATGCAGTGCTCAGATCTAAGAGCCTTGTTAAGTGACTACTCTAAAGAAAAGGTACTATTGAAGGAAGAACTGGAGGAAACACTTCAAGACAAAGAAGCTCTCCAAAGAGATCTGCTAGAGATGAAGAATGCTCTTGAAAAATCTAAACTGGATAACCAGGACTCTATTTCTCGTATAGATGGTTTAAATTCAGCTCTTAATGCTTTACAGAAGGAAAAACCTATTGAAGTGGAGTCTAGTGACCAAACTCAAAAAGATGTGAAGATAGAAAGCAAAGAGGACACTTGTAAGCAGGAAGTGAGTAATATTGAG GATTTGCTTTCATTGGATCTTGAACAGAAGTCACTTATAGCTGATCTTCAAGATAAAATAG AAAAACTAGAACGAAATTGTAAAGAAAAAGAAGAGAAGTGTAATAAGATTAAAGCAGTTGCTGTTAAAGCAAAGAAGGAGCTGGATGCCAATAGAAAGGAG GTCCAGTCAGTGAAAGAAGAGCTAGAGCGAGTAAGGGCAGAAAAGCAGCAACTAACCTCTTCTATGAAGGATGTTGTTCAGTCTGCAGAAAGTTATCAG AATCTGTTGGGCGAGTATGACAAACAAGTGGAGCTGCTGGAACTTGAGAGGGAGAAAGTCAGATCAGTGGAGCACCAGCTGGAAGAGCTGTCACGTCAGCTGAGATCTGCTGCTGTAGAG CAAGAAAAGATGAACTCTGTCCATGAAGATCTAGTGACACGGTGTGAAACTTTGCAGTCCAACAACAAGTTACTTGAAGTTCAGATACTGGAAACTCAGAAAACTAAAGCTGCATTAGAGAAGGATCTGGAAGCTGAAAGGTTAATACGAGAACAGAAAGTAAAG GATCATAACTGTACCCTGAAACAGATTGAAGAGCTTCAACTGCAGCTGGAGAAAGAGAAAAAACTGCTTCAGAAAGTCTCTCAAGACTTTGAACTTGTGAGAAAG GATGCACAGAAGAGCACACTGATGGACATGGAAATTGCTGACTATGAACGCTTGGTGAAAGAGCTCAACCAAAAGATCACCAACAAGAACATCCAGCTGGAGGACCTGGAGCAGGAGGCCCGTGTGCAGAAGCAACAACAGGAAATTCTTCAACAAGAAATAT CATCTCTTCAGGCAACCTTGGAACAGCAAGAGGAGCGCAGTACGAAGATGAAGCAATTGCTGGTTAAGACTAAGAAAGAACTTGCTGATTCTAAGCAGATA GAGTCAGATCATCTGATACTACAAGCCTCCCTAAAAGGAGAACTGGAGGCAAGTCAGCAACATGTGGAAGCTTATAAG ATTCAAGTTGCTGAACTTACATCTGAGAAACATAAGGTTCAAGAGCAACTTCGGGCACTTACAGAGCAGCATCAACGCGCAGCTAATACATACCAACAAAAACTACTCTCTCTCCAAGAGGAGTGCACTGCTGCAAAG GCTGAACAGGCTGCAGTTACTGCTGAATTTGAGAGCTATAAAGTCCGCGTTCATAATGTGTTAAAACAACAAAAGAATAAATCTGCATCCCAAGCTGAACAAGAGGCCTTCAAAAAAGAAAG GGAGCACCTGCAGGCCATGCTGGATCAAGTGAAAACCAAGCTCCAGGAGACCCAGCACTCATTGCAGATGAACACAGCGGAGCTACAGACCCTGCAGTCAGACCATGACCTGCTGCTGGAGAGACATAATAAGATGTTGCAGGAGACTGTTACAAAAGAGGCAGAACTGAGGGAAAA ACTGTGCACACTGCAGTCAGAGAACATGGTCCTAAAGACTGAGCATTCTCAAGTGGTCAGCCagctgagtgcccaaaatgaggcCCAGAGGAACAGCTTCAGGGACCAAGTGAGACATTTGCAGGATGACCATAGAAAGACTGTGGAGACGTTACAGCAGCAGCTGACTAAAGTGGAAGCGCAACTTTTCCAAGTTAAAAATGAAATTGCTCTTACAA GTCCCTCAGGTACCCAGCAGCCTCTGAAAAGCTCACGGGAAAGGAGACCAGCTGATCTTCATATCCTGGATTTATATTCAAGTGCCAGGGAGGAAGGAGAAGGAATGGAAACCACGGATAATGAATCTGTGTCCTCTGCCAGCACACATGTAGCAACTTTAGAACAGCTCCTCACCTCTCCTGAATTGAAAACCG CTGTAGACATCACCCAGTGGCAACCAGAACTTTCTAAGGAAGAATTAACAGAGAAGCTCAACACCACATTAAAGAGCGTAGAGCATCTGAGTGGTCTTTTACATGAAACAGAAGCAACCAACGCCATGCTCATGGAGCAAATAACA CTCCTTAAGAATGAAATTCGTCGTCTAGAAAGGAATCAGGAAAGAGAAAAATCTGTAGCAAACTTGGAATATCTGAAAAACGTCCTGTTGCAGTTCATTTTTCTCAAGGCGGGCAGTGAACGACAGCGCCTTCTTCCAGTTATAGATACTATGTTGCAACTAAGTCCTGAAGAGAAAGGAAAACTGTTTGCCATTGCTCAGG GGGAAGAAGAGTCTGCAGCACAGCCACCTGGTTGGGCCTCTTACCTCCACAGCTGGTCGGGGCTTCGGTAG